The genomic segment CTGGTCACCGCTTCCAGAATTAAGCAGACCTGCGCACAAGTTTCGGGTGAGTATGAAACTGAAGTGTGGATTGCCCACGACGATTCTTTGCCCGACAAACTTTGGCAAGATCTAACCATTGCCTTGAACCAACATTATGCAGCCATTTCATTTAACGTAGTGTTAGCGTCGTCGGGTGATTTAGCCAATTTAGTTGAAACCAGTCAGGTGGACTTTGCCTTTGGCGTGGATTATGAAGCCGTTGATGATCCAAGGCTGATCTATCAACCTCTGGGTAAAATTCGCATGATGTCAGTTTGCCGAGCGGATCATAGGCTGTCAAAACTGCCACGGGTTTCTGATGAAGTGCTACGTGACGCGATGCAGGTTTCGCTGGCTTATCTCAATGAAAAAGACAATCCAGAACTTCAGCCGTTCTCCCTCCAGTACATTGGCTTCTCCAGCTTTGAGTACATGCTAAAAACAATTCTGTCGGAAGGTTTATGGGGCGTATTGCCTGAGCCATTGATTCGTCAATATTTACGTGAACAACAACTCTCTGTCATCAAACATACCTATGGATTAACACAAGCTGATTACTGTATGTACACCTCTGCGGGCATGTCTGAGCATCCGGCGATGAGTTGGCTAGCCGACCAAATCGCAGACTTTTTGTTTACATTTTGATCGGCGTTGATTTCAGCCCTCTCTCGCCGATCATTACCCAGAAAACCGTCACAACAACAATACTCATCACAGTGACTGTCATTTATTTTGACAGTAAAATATCAATTTATCTTGTTGATTTTATAATAAATTCGCCAATCCATAACCAGCGCTCGTTAATCCAAAGCAATTTGCAGTTTGAAAACTCGCCTCAGTCTTACAAGAATAGAGGCATACTTTAACCAAGGATTTTTCCATGAAACTGCAATTCCAACATCAAGAGACGCGTATTCTTACCTTCTCAGCCCTTATTGCGACCGCATTCGCGGTTGGTGGCTTAGTCGTTGGAATACTAATGGGCTCATTAGTGATTGCGTTTGATGGCGTCTACTCTCTCATTAGCCTGCTGTTAACTTTATTGTCACTGACTGTAGCGGGTCAGTTGAAGCAACCGAAGTCTAAACTTAGTGAGTTCGCTCGCCACAAGGTGGAATCGGTCGTGGTGATTGTTAAAGCCAGTGTCATTTTAATGCTGGTTATCGCATCACTTTATTCCGCGATCGAAGCGATGTTTACTGGCGGTCGACCCGTCAATACCTCGGTAGCAACACTATTTGGTCTCGTTAACGTCGTCGGTTGTGGTTACGCTTGGTGGTATATTGCCCAACGTGCCGACGTGATGAACTCGGTGCTGGTTGATGCAGAATCGAAACAGTGGAAAATGGATACGCTGCTTAGCGTGGCAGTGACCATCGGTTTTATTGCTACTTATGCCGTTGAACTGTCACCGTTTGCCTCTTTCAGCCATTATGCCGACCCTATGATGATGATCTTAATGTCCGTGTATTTCATCAAAGTGCCGGCGGACATGCTTCGCCAAGCGCACCGCTCATTGCTCACCGATACGCCGACTATTCAAAGCGCAGTGCTGATGGACGTTGAGCGACCTTTTGTTCTGAGATAACCCTCAATCATTGATTGATGCCTCGATAGCTTGACGTTTATCGGGGCTTTTTCTTGTCGCCCAATAACAAATAAGTGAGCCTACTGTCACCATTGCCACCCCTTTCCAAAAGGAATCGGTCAATGCGACCGCAAGAAACAGCGATGAGAACAGGGTTGATATCACGGGCGTAAAGTAAGAAAAAGTCGCCAATAGCACCATGTCTCCTTTCAAAATCGCGTAGTTCCAACAGGCGTAACCCGCCCCCATCACCACACCCGCCAACAACAACATTGACACTGATGACAAGGAAAACGTCATTCCCGACTCATTGCTAAGAAAGTACTGAATCCAGAGGGTGATCGCCGTAGCGATAAAAAACAGTACGATGGCGTTTTTCCCCTCGCTAAGATTGGCGGTCGCGTGACAGTAAAACGCCCAGATAAAGGCCGCACTGAACGCCATCAAATAGGTAGCGGGGTTCGTCGCAATATTTTGCTTGAGCACCGAAACGGATAACGCTTGGTCACCGGATATGCACCAGCAAACCCCAATAAACGCTAAAAGCACACTTGGATAGACCCACAAACTCACTTTTTGTCGACTGGTCATTACGGTTAACAGCACCGTTAAAGCAGGCCAAAGGTAATTGATTACCGCCATCTCCATCGCTTGATGGCGATCGTTTGCCATCCCGAGAGCAAGGGATAAAAAGATTTCATAACAGACAAACAGTGCCCCACCAATCAGTAAGTACTTAGTACTAAACTGTTCCCAGTTGGGTAAACCCATCACCATCACCAATGCAATGGCACTGACGCTGTAGAGCATCGCCGCGCCACCTATTGGTCCAAATAACTCAGCAATGTTACGAGTCAACGCAATCAAGCAACTCCAAAGTAAAATAGCCGCAATACCCAATAAGGTCGCTGGGTTTAAAGGTCGGTGAATCATCGAGTCGTCCTTATCAACAAAACAGACAAACAAAAAAACAAGCAAAAAGTAATAAACAAAGAGAGCCTAAAGACTATACCCAAGCAACCTCAAGATGAAGAGTTCAGAGGTAACTTGGGTATAGATAGCGCTAAGTAACCGAAAAATAGCTGTTTTTAGCAAATTAAATAGAATCACAATCTGCCTTAGTCTAAGCTTGATACATCGTTCATTACTACTACGCTTATGTCTCAACGTTTTCTTTACACCTGTATCTTTGTTGTCCAC from the Vibrio hippocampi genome contains:
- the yddG gene encoding aromatic amino acid DMT transporter YddG; its protein translation is MIHRPLNPATLLGIAAILLWSCLIALTRNIAELFGPIGGAAMLYSVSAIALVMVMGLPNWEQFSTKYLLIGGALFVCYEIFLSLALGMANDRHQAMEMAVINYLWPALTVLLTVMTSRQKVSLWVYPSVLLAFIGVCWCISGDQALSVSVLKQNIATNPATYLMAFSAAFIWAFYCHATANLSEGKNAIVLFFIATAITLWIQYFLSNESGMTFSLSSVSMLLLAGVVMGAGYACWNYAILKGDMVLLATFSYFTPVISTLFSSLFLAVALTDSFWKGVAMVTVGSLICYWATRKSPDKRQAIEASIND
- a CDS encoding LysR family transcriptional regulator, whose translation is MNLSQIEAFCTVADTGSVSEAARVLDCNRTKLSMAIKALEKELDTSLFVRSKNNVTLSETGKAIYKDCENLLVTASRIKQTCAQVSGEYETEVWIAHDDSLPDKLWQDLTIALNQHYAAISFNVVLASSGDLANLVETSQVDFAFGVDYEAVDDPRLIYQPLGKIRMMSVCRADHRLSKLPRVSDEVLRDAMQVSLAYLNEKDNPELQPFSLQYIGFSSFEYMLKTILSEGLWGVLPEPLIRQYLREQQLSVIKHTYGLTQADYCMYTSAGMSEHPAMSWLADQIADFLFTF